CTAAAGGTCTTTCCTATAGAAGTGGAAGAAACGATGCTTCGATTAGAAGGTATTCAGGAGGCGATTGTATACCGTGGTAAGCATCCTGTGATGGGGGAAATTGTAAAAGCGAAAGTAGTCTCTCGTATTGAACCAGTACAAATAAGAGAATGGTGCATACAGCATTTACCGTTTTATAAAGTACCGCATGAAATTGAAAATGTAGCAGAAATTCCGAAAAATAAAACAGGGAAAGTAAGTCGTAAGTTATTAGAGATGGGAGAGATAACAACATGAGGCGTGAAATGTTAAAAGAAGCAGTTTTAAGCATTATGAGAGAAAAAATGGAACTGAAAAATGTAACGCATTTAGAAGAAACGATGCGTTTAAATCAAGATTTATATATAGATTCGGTAATGCTGTTACAGCTCATAGTATACATAGAAATGGATTTAAAGCTATGCGTTCCAGAGGATGAGATAGACCCAAAG
This Bacillus mycoides DNA region includes the following protein-coding sequences:
- the asbD gene encoding petrobactin biosynthesis protein AsbD, which gives rise to MRREMLKEAVLSIMREKMELKNVTHLEETMRLNQDLYIDSVMLLQLIVYIEMDLKLCVPEDEIDPKAFLTVGSLLDFMEELQPLHEVNVNN